Proteins from a single region of Argiope bruennichi chromosome 6, qqArgBrue1.1, whole genome shotgun sequence:
- the LOC129972768 gene encoding protein naked cuticle homolog 1-like isoform X2 gives MSSILGKIPKFTLKLPSALAKAGRTMSECPLELSFSLCDDGSCVKNKTEEQIPLQVKLPQDTEKNDILLVNKEVPEKAEEETSEKQDNMEVTCSVSVDGQEKQEFSFTLYDFDTCDRSNKQDVEKIVVRSICEALNKTLKLPPSGSRTIKVKLAISPDSSKDLDTKEPFIDTIDWPTAEAPNLSPPSKLNDCCSAQNKLNDCCSAQSANTTSTYLPSSLSEKPPKYSSPSLTRSPHVVQKSPANVRAMPSPKLRPYRPHKQEQKIHLKDRLQIRMHASDNRHQLDDNGLNFDEDFLQSHKQPSSRDHVPECRDRRNHYLDLAGVESPKRNNLSQPNHHSESPHADPSLDENHHHGNTRMDAKYLCPYRLMDRTHVCSKPHRTRDCSGSSPLKKSVNYHAKLNGNNEGGSPHMYRTKVNLDPQDDILNFDYDLNDLVPEAKFDWEKPHHRRSKSYDLYESNVMNSGGFYSPKLKPKNNQNWASILESQKFSNHLPSSPGHHYRHRHRDRERQRAMQEVANWIAREHSNPKAETAKHFVRNSIVPNSPHKQLVERHEHHHLHEHVHHHYHHFVEF, from the exons GAATTGTCATTTTCTCTCTGCGACGATGGTTCTTgcgttaaaaataaaacagaagagcAAATACCCCTTCAag TTAAATTACCCCAAGATActgagaaaaatgatattttgcttGTGAATAAGGAAGTTCCAGAAAAAGCTGAAGAAGAAACAAGTGAAAAACAAGATAACATG GAGGTGACATGTAGTGTCTCTGTTGACGGTCAAGAAAAACAGGAATTTTCTTTTACACTGTATGATTTTGATACATGTGACCGGTCAAACAAGcag GATGTCGAGAAAATTGTTGTTCGTTCCATCTGTGAAGCTCTAAACAAAACCCTGAAACTACCTCCATCAGGAAGTCGCACAATCAAGGTCAAATTAGCCATCTCACCAGACAGCAGCAAAGATCTTGACACAAAAGAACCTTTCATAGACACCATAGACTGGCCAACAGCCGAAGCTCCCAATTTATCTCCACCGTCCAAACTAAATGACTGTTGTAGTGCTCAAAATAAACTCAATGATTGTTGTAGTGCTCAAAGTGCAAACACAACGTCCACATACTTGCCATCGTCTCTTTCGGAAAAGCCGCCCAAATACTCAAGCCCTTCTTTGACAAGATCGCCTCATGTCGTCCAAAAGTCTCCAGCCAACGTGAGAGCAATGCCATCTCCGAAACTACGCCCCTACCGTCCCCATAAGCAAGAGCAGAAAATTCATCTTAAGGATAGGCTTCAAATTCGCATGCATGCTAGCGATAATAg gCATCAATTAGATGACAATGGTCTGAATTTTGATGAAGATTTCCTTCAATCTCATAAACAACCCAGTAGCCGTGACCATGTCCCTGAGTGCAGAGACAGACGGAACCACTATTTAGATCTGGCTGGTGTGGAGAGTCCAAAACGAAACAACCTATCCCAACCTAATCATCATAGTGAAAGTCCACACGCGGATCCATCTCTTGATGAAAACCACCACCATGGTAATACACGCATGGATGCGAAATATCTGTGCCCTTATCGTCTCATGGACAGAACGCATGTATGTTCCAAACCCCATCGAACAAGAGACTGCTCAGGCTCGTCACCCTTAAAAAAATCTGTGAACTACCATGCTAAACTCAATGGCAACAATGAGGGTGGCAGTCCTCATATGTATCGGACAAAAGTGAATCTTGATCCACAAGATGATATACTGAACTTTGATTATGATTTAAATGATCTAGTGCCCGAGGCCAAGTTTGATTGGGAAAAGCCCCATCACAGGCGGTCGAAGTCCTACGATCTTTACGAGAGCAATGTGATGAACTCTGGTGGCTTTTATTCTCCAAAACTGAAGCCAAAAAATAATCAGAACTGGGCTTCCATACTAGAAAGCCAAAAATTTTCTAATCATCTCCCTTCATCGCCAGGACATCACTATCGCCACAGGCATCGGGATCGGGAGCGTCAGCGAGCAATGCAAGAAGTAGCGAACTGGATTGCTCGCGAGCACTCCAATCCGAAGGCCGAGACAGCGAAACATTTTGTGAGAAATAGCATTGTTCCAAACTCACCCCACAAGCAACTTGTGGAAAGACACGAACATCATCATCTTCATGAACACGTGCATCATCATTATCaccattttgttgaattttaa
- the LOC129972768 gene encoding protein naked cuticle homolog 1-like isoform X3: MIYTSELSFSLCDDGSCVKNKTEEQIPLQVKLPQDTEKNDILLVNKEVPEKAEEETSEKQDNMEVTCSVSVDGQEKQEFSFTLYDFDTCDRSNKQDVEKIVVRSICEALNKTLKLPPSGSRTIKVKLAISPDSSKDLDTKEPFIDTIDWPTAEAPNLSPPSKLNDCCSAQNKLNDCCSAQSANTTSTYLPSSLSEKPPKYSSPSLTRSPHVVQKSPANVRAMPSPKLRPYRPHKQEQKIHLKDRLQIRMHASDNRHQLDDNGLNFDEDFLQSHKQPSSRDHVPECRDRRNHYLDLAGVESPKRNNLSQPNHHSESPHADPSLDENHHHGNTRMDAKYLCPYRLMDRTHVCSKPHRTRDCSGSSPLKKSVNYHAKLNGNNEGGSPHMYRTKVNLDPQDDILNFDYDLNDLVPEAKFDWEKPHHRRSKSYDLYESNVMNSGGFYSPKLKPKNNQNWASILESQKFSNHLPSSPGHHYRHRHRDRERQRAMQEVANWIAREHSNPKAETAKHFVRNSIVPNSPHKQLVERHEHHHLHEHVHHHYHHFVEF, encoded by the exons ATGATTTACACATCG GAATTGTCATTTTCTCTCTGCGACGATGGTTCTTgcgttaaaaataaaacagaagagcAAATACCCCTTCAag TTAAATTACCCCAAGATActgagaaaaatgatattttgcttGTGAATAAGGAAGTTCCAGAAAAAGCTGAAGAAGAAACAAGTGAAAAACAAGATAACATG GAGGTGACATGTAGTGTCTCTGTTGACGGTCAAGAAAAACAGGAATTTTCTTTTACACTGTATGATTTTGATACATGTGACCGGTCAAACAAGcag GATGTCGAGAAAATTGTTGTTCGTTCCATCTGTGAAGCTCTAAACAAAACCCTGAAACTACCTCCATCAGGAAGTCGCACAATCAAGGTCAAATTAGCCATCTCACCAGACAGCAGCAAAGATCTTGACACAAAAGAACCTTTCATAGACACCATAGACTGGCCAACAGCCGAAGCTCCCAATTTATCTCCACCGTCCAAACTAAATGACTGTTGTAGTGCTCAAAATAAACTCAATGATTGTTGTAGTGCTCAAAGTGCAAACACAACGTCCACATACTTGCCATCGTCTCTTTCGGAAAAGCCGCCCAAATACTCAAGCCCTTCTTTGACAAGATCGCCTCATGTCGTCCAAAAGTCTCCAGCCAACGTGAGAGCAATGCCATCTCCGAAACTACGCCCCTACCGTCCCCATAAGCAAGAGCAGAAAATTCATCTTAAGGATAGGCTTCAAATTCGCATGCATGCTAGCGATAATAg gCATCAATTAGATGACAATGGTCTGAATTTTGATGAAGATTTCCTTCAATCTCATAAACAACCCAGTAGCCGTGACCATGTCCCTGAGTGCAGAGACAGACGGAACCACTATTTAGATCTGGCTGGTGTGGAGAGTCCAAAACGAAACAACCTATCCCAACCTAATCATCATAGTGAAAGTCCACACGCGGATCCATCTCTTGATGAAAACCACCACCATGGTAATACACGCATGGATGCGAAATATCTGTGCCCTTATCGTCTCATGGACAGAACGCATGTATGTTCCAAACCCCATCGAACAAGAGACTGCTCAGGCTCGTCACCCTTAAAAAAATCTGTGAACTACCATGCTAAACTCAATGGCAACAATGAGGGTGGCAGTCCTCATATGTATCGGACAAAAGTGAATCTTGATCCACAAGATGATATACTGAACTTTGATTATGATTTAAATGATCTAGTGCCCGAGGCCAAGTTTGATTGGGAAAAGCCCCATCACAGGCGGTCGAAGTCCTACGATCTTTACGAGAGCAATGTGATGAACTCTGGTGGCTTTTATTCTCCAAAACTGAAGCCAAAAAATAATCAGAACTGGGCTTCCATACTAGAAAGCCAAAAATTTTCTAATCATCTCCCTTCATCGCCAGGACATCACTATCGCCACAGGCATCGGGATCGGGAGCGTCAGCGAGCAATGCAAGAAGTAGCGAACTGGATTGCTCGCGAGCACTCCAATCCGAAGGCCGAGACAGCGAAACATTTTGTGAGAAATAGCATTGTTCCAAACTCACCCCACAAGCAACTTGTGGAAAGACACGAACATCATCATCTTCATGAACACGTGCATCATCATTATCaccattttgttgaattttaa